The Siniperca chuatsi isolate FFG_IHB_CAS linkage group LG17, ASM2008510v1, whole genome shotgun sequence genomic sequence ttttaaagagtgaaCATCTGAGGATTATTCCTGAAGTAGCAGTTGTAGCAACAAAACTTTTGGTTTGGCGGAAGGactaaaacaaacagtaaaattactAAAGTCAGTCGGTGTCAGAAAATGTTGGCGACATTCAATGGTAAATAGAACTCAAACTGCAAATTCAGAACAAATAGTTTTTCTCATTTGTATGACTCTcctgtgaaaaatgtatttactcaATTGAGGTGTTTACTTTTAATTctgcctttgttttgtttttgtgagattTCTTGGAAATGGAAAATATGAATTGACAGGGTGCCGACCTCTGAGTTTAACATAAGAACCATCATCACTAAGTTCTGTTTTACTCACCTGAAGCCCAGAACTTCCTGTTTCCACATTATTACTGCTCTTGGAATATAGATTGAAAATGCTGAAGATGCAGCTTTAAGTTGAACTGTCTTTTAagagttaattttgtttgtggatGATTGTATGATGCAACTTGTAGTAAAATGAATGTATTACTGAtctgttcatactgtatacagaAATCCAAAGTGAAACAAAGATTATATGTTTTGGGAATGCAAATCATTTTCATAGCCTTTCACTTGAAATGATTTGTGTTGTTTGATaaagaatatttatatttgatgaATGGACTCgtctatttttgtttgtattgtattaaaAACAAGCTCTGGGCCCCTTAAAAGTGTAGCTTTCGATGCAAAAACTAACAATACTAGCAtctttgaacatctacaatatGCATTGGAAACTGTGGGAAGATGAGTCCataaaaaactttattgtgCAGAGAGCAACACAAGACGGCACTGAAAACTCATAGTAACAAAATTACCAAGTTTTAAAGTTCATCATATGTCTACACACTGAAAATCTTACAGCTAAACTCCACATCACGTCTGGGGGAAAGTGCACGTTGAGAATCTCTACTGCTGCaagaagcaaacacacaaacagacgcGTGTTAGACTAACTTCTGAAAATCCAACTTTTTAAACCACTTATTTGACTAgcagttgtcataacaaagatgGAACAACATTATGTTGGTTATATGTAGTGTATGCATGATTGTTCATGTGTGGAGGTGTGTATTTCACCTTGGCTTTCTGGTTCTGAACAGGCAGGTAGAGTTTAAACTCAGCTGGGAGTTCATCCTCAGAATACAGTCTGTCTGAGAAATACACTCTCCTTATTCGACAGTTCGCGTGGATCTGAGAGggaaacagaaatacagtctTAAACATTCACTGTAGAGATTCTACGGTCACACTGAGTGCAAGCATCTGGAGACAGCtggtttctgtctctgtgcacTAACCTGTACACGCAGCGTCTCAATGTAATTGGTTCCATAGGCCCTCCTGGTGAAGTCCGACAGGTTGAACTGAATCTGGTTCCAGCCATCATCCAGCCTCATAGGCATGGTGCAGATAAACGGCTTCACTCGTGTCGTGCTTTGATAGTTACTCGCCCGAAACCGCCTGCGAACGTTTTTATCATCCAACACCTGAAAGTTGTAAAGATGGGGAGA encodes the following:
- the cfap20 gene encoding cilia- and flagella-associated protein 20, with the translated sequence MFKNTFQSGFLSILYSIGSKPLQIWDKKVRNGHIKRITDNDIHSLVLEVEGTNVSTTYITCPADPKKTLGIKLPFLVMIIKNLKKYFTFEVQVLDDKNVRRRFRASNYQSTTRVKPFICTMPMRLDDGWNQIQFNLSDFTRRAYGTNYIETLRVQIHANCRIRRVYFSDRLYSEDELPAEFKLYLPVQNQKAKQ